CTAAGAAAATGGACTACTAATGATTCGTCTTTACAAATTCATTCTGATCCTGAATTCCTCTCTATTGGTTCTGACGAACACAACAAAACACTAGGGTTACTCTGGAATCCGTCTTCTGATTCCATGGTCCTTCCAGCACGAATAAATAAGCTAACACGCGTTTTTGCTTATGTATTGAGATTTAAAGAAAATGTGTCGAATCCTAGACATCTCCCCTATCCACACTCGAACTTAATACTTCTCTTTTAACATTAATTAAGTTTGTACAACGTCAATCATTTCCATATGATTATGATGCACTTTCTAATTCCAATCAAATTGACAGAAGAAGTAAACTTCTTGGCCTTAACCCATTCTTTGATACTACAACAAAACTAATACGTGTTGGGGGTCGTTTACACCATTCTTCATttgattttaacaaaaaacaccCCATAGTGCTACCCTCAAAACATCATCTCACGATACTCATTGCTCGCCACGAGCACTTGAAACTTTTACATATTGGTCCTCAAGCACTTCTTGCTTCCTTACGAGAGAATTACTGGCCAATCTCAGGGCGCAATTTGGTACGAAAAATTGTTCGTGATTGTGTCCGATGTTTTAGATTTAACAATAAACCCGAACAGTATCTTATGGGCAATCTTCCGGAGTCAAGAATCACACCCTCACGGCCTTTCACGGTTTCTGGAGTCGATTATGCTGGTCCCGTTCTCTTACGAGATAGAAAGGGTCGTAATTACAAAACTTCTAAAGCTTACATTGCTCTCTTCATCTGCTTCGCCAGCAAGGCTGTACATTTAGAAGTTGTCAGTGACTTCACGACAGAGTGCTTCTTGGCGGCACTACGCCGATTCACGGCCAGACGCGGTAAATGCTCCGAAATATTTTCAGATAACGGCAGCACTTTCGTGGGAGCAAATAACGAACTTAGacaattttttgacaaaaactcTCATGCCATTACGACAGACCTGTCAATCGACGGTATTCAATGGCACTTCATTACCCCACGCGCTCCCCACTTTGGTGGGTTATGGGAGTCAAATATTAAATCAGTTAAGCACCACATGAAACGTGTAGTAGGTAAAGCAATCCTAACTTATGAAGAATTTTCTACAGTTTTATATCAAATAGAGGCTTGCCTCAACTCCAGACCACTCTATCCTCTTTCTAATGATCCAAATGACCCTAATCCTCTTACTCCTGCACACTTGTTAATCGGATCTTCATTGACGAGTATACCACAAGAAAACTTAATCGACATGAATGAAAATCGTCTTTCAAGATTTCAAAGGGTGCAACAGTTATTGCAGCACTTTTGGACAAGATGGTCCAAAGAATACATATCCCACCTTCAGCAGCGGGTCAAGTGGAAGAAGAATTGCCAACAGCTGATCAAGCCTGGACGCATGGTTCTTGTTAAGGATGATGGACTTCCTCCCTTAAAGTGGCAGTTAGGTAGAATTTTAAAAACTTATACCGGTAGTGACAATATTGTGCGGTCGgttataataaaaacaaacacTGGTGACATTAAACGACCGGTTGTGAAAATTTGTGTTCTACCAAACCAAGAGCAATAAATTCTCTATGACTATAAGTAACATGATCTTAGAcacttttttttaaaaaacactatttatttaatattgaaacCCGGTCTTTGGGGTTTCAAGGTGGGGGAGTATATGTTAAGTACGGACCTGCTCGCGCACATCGTAGTTTAAACCCTACTAATTGTGCGCCTGCGTCACGATCCACCCCGATCGAACCGAACGCGCTCCATCGGAGAGGGTTGCTTACGCCGAGATGAACGAGAAGAACGA
This DNA window, taken from Diabrotica undecimpunctata isolate CICGRU unplaced genomic scaffold, icDiaUnde3 ctg00002208.1, whole genome shotgun sequence, encodes the following:
- the LOC140431883 gene encoding uncharacterized protein, with amino-acid sequence MGNLPESRITPSRPFTVSGVDYAGPVLLRDRKGRNYKTSKAYIALFICFASKAVHLEVVSDFTTECFLAALRRFTARRGKCSEIFSDNGSTFVGANNELRQFFDKNSHAITTDLSIDGIQWHFITPRAPHFGGLWESNIKSVKHHMKRVVGKAILTYEEFSTVLYQIEACLNSRPLYPLSNDPNDPNPLTPAHLLIGSSLTSIPQENLIDMNENRLSRFQRVQQLLQHFWTRWSKEYISHLQQRVKWKKNCQQLIKPGRMVLVKDDGLPPLKWQLGRILKTYTGSDNIVRSVIIKTNTGDIKRPVVKICVLPNQEQ